The segment AAGTTCGTTGTGCCCACGACGCGGCTCGCGGTGTGGGTGATCGTGCTGTTGCTGCCAAAGACGCTCAGGGTGCCGTCGCCGTCGGGGTCGGTGGAGACGTTAGCTGAGGCGATCGTTCCGAGGAGCCGCCATTCGCCGGTGACGTTGCTGTCGAAGGTCGTCGAAAAAACGGCGGAATGGACGCCGGGGAAAAAGTCCACCGGCCCGCGGAGGCGGATGGAAGGCTCGGGGTTGTAGAAGTTATTCGAGCCGTATTGGATGTATCGGCGGTCGGTCTCGAAGCTCACGTAGCCGAACCAGACGGTGAGTTTTCCGAAGTCGCCCTGGTCGTAGTTGTTCACGACGCCGTTGACCATCGGGAGGACGGTGTTGGTTTGCGCGGGGGAGCGGGAGGCGAGTCCGCTGGTGGCGAGCATGACGCAGGTGAGGAGGAAACCAGAGGGCGTGCGGCGCAGGAAGGGCATGCCGCCATTCTACGGCGCCTTGCCGCTGGCTGCCATACGCCGGCGGGCGTAGGCGGCGATTGCGCGATTGCGCCGCGGGCGGCCCGTGGGTTCGCTACGGACGGTCGCATGCCAGCCTGCCGCCCTTTCCCCCGTGCCGCGTTCGCGTGGCTGTTCGCCCTGTGCGCGTTGGCGGCGGCGCGCGCGGACGACGTCCGCGAGGCGGGGCGGCCGCTCTGGCGGCACTACACGTTTCGCGACTACCACGCACATCACCAGGTGTGGGCGGCGGTGGAGGACGCGAACGGGCTGGTGTATTTCGGCAACAAGGGCTGCGTGCTGGAGTTCGACGGGGAGAGCTGGCGCACGCTGGAGGTGCCGGGGACGACGTTTGTCCGCGGGCTCGCGATCGGTCCCGACGACACGCTCTACGCGGGCGGCGTGGACGAGCTCGGGTATTTTGCGCGGGATCCGGCCAGCGGGGAAAAACGGTTCGTGTCACTCCTCGACCGGCTGCCGGTGGAGCAGCGGGAGTTTGGGGACATCTGGCGCGCGGTGGCGGTGGGTGACGCGGTGTATTTTTGTGCGAACCGGCAGCTGATGCGATGGCGCGGCGGTGCGTTTCACGTGTGGAGTTTCCAGGGGGACATCGCGACGACGCTCCACCGCGTCGGCGATCGCGTCTACGTGCACCGGGCGGGCGAGCCGCTGCAGCGCATCGACGGCGAGGCGTTGGTGCCGGCCGGCGACGGGCCGCTCGAGCGCGGCGCGCGGCTGCCGGCGATCGTGCCGCTGGACCGGGGGCGGCTGCTGTTGTGCTCCGCGGATCGCGGGCTGGCGGTGCTGGGCAGCGATGGGCGGGAGACGGCGTTCGCGCCCGAGCTGACGGAGTGGCTGCGGCGGGAAAATGTCCAGACGGCGGCGCGCGCCGGTGACCTGCTGCTGATCACGACCCGGCGCGCGGGCGTGCTGGTGCTCGATCTCGAGGGGCATTTTGCGCGGCGCCTGGACATGGCGGACGGCCTGCGTGATGGGCAGGTGAAACACGTGCTCGAGTCGCGGAGCGGCGAGCTGTGGTTCTGCCTGAACAACGGGATCGCGCGGCTGCGACTGCCCTTCGATCAGACTGTGTTCGCGCGGGAGCAGGGACTCGACGGCTCGTCGGTGCGTGCGGCGCTGCGCTACGAAGGACGACTGCACGTCGCGACGGCGGCGGGCGTGTTTCGGCTTGTGCCGGCGGATCCGGCACGGCTGACGAACGCGCGCTTCGAGCGCGTGCCGGGGTTGAGAGGATTGTTCTACAGCCTGGCGGAGATGCCGGACGGTCTGGTCGCGGGCGAGCAGACGGGCATCCAACTTTTGCCGCGGGATGGCGGGGCGGCCGTGACGCTGACGCGCGGCTCGTCGGCGGTGGCGCTGTTGGCGTCGACGGTGACGCCGGGCCGGCTCTGGGTGGGCACGCTCGGCGGTCTGGTGCGGCTCGATCGCACGGCGACGGGGTGGGCGCTGACGCCGGCGCGGGAGCCGCTGCGGTTCGAGGTGCGCTCAATCGTCGAGGAGGACGACGGCTCCTTGTGGCTGGGGACGTTCACGCGCGGCCTGGCCCGGGTGCGGCGTCCGGCGGACGCGGAGCCGGAGCGGCGTTTCTATCGGGGCGGCGATGCCGGCCTGCCGGCGGGCGAGAATGGATTTCACGTGCGGCGCGCCGGGCCGCAGGTGTTCGCGCTCGGCACGAACGGCCATGTGCTGCGATGGGTCGCGGCGGAGCAGCGGTTCGTGCCCGCGACGCGCGATCGTGCGGCGACGCCGGACACGGACGTGTGGCAGATCGACGAACCGTCGCCGGGGGAGGGCGACGCGGCGATCGGGCTGTTCGCGGACGGACGCTACGGCGCGTGGGCGCTGCCGGAGGTCTTCGATGTCACGGGGCCATTGCAGCACGTCTTCGGCGAACGCGACGACCGCGGGCAGGCCTGGCTGTGGCTGTCGGGTGCGGAGGCCGTGGGCCGGGTCGACCTGAGCCGGGAACGCCCGCCGCTGCCGCCGCCCGGGCTGGTGCTGCGCAGCGTGCGCCTCGACGACGGCGCGCGCTGGCCGGAGCGGGGCGCGCTGGCTCCGGGCACGCATCGCGTGCTGTTCGGGCTGGCAGCGTCGGCGTTCGCGACGGCGGCGGAATTCTCGACGAGGCTCGAAGGCTGGGAGGACGACTGGTCGCCGTGGAGCGCGCGGCGGGAGCGGGAGTTCACGGCGCTGCCGCCGGGCGACTATACGTTTCGGGCGCGGGTGCGCAGTGGCGGCGTGGAGGGCGGCGGCGAGGTGGCGTATCCGTTCGCGATCGCGGCGCCGTGGTGGGCGGCGTGGTGGGCGCGGGCCGCCGTGGGACTGTTCGGCCTCGTGGGCGTCGTCATCGTGGTGGGTTGGAGAATACGTACGTTGCGGCGGCGCGGGGCGGAGCTGGAGGCGATCGTGGCGCGGCGCACGGCGGAGCTGCAGGCGAGCAACGAGCAACTCGCGGTGGCGCGGGACGCCGCGGAGGCGGCGAACCGGGCGAAGAGCACGTTCCTGGCGCACATGAGCCACGAGCTGCGCACGCCACTGAACGGCGTGCTCGGCTACGCGCAGGTGCTGGCGCGCGATCCGGCCCAGCCGCCGGCGGCGCGCGAGCGGTTGCAGATCATCATCCAGAGCGGCGAGCACCTGCTCGCGCTGATCAACGAGGTGCTCGACCTCGCGCGGGTCGAGGCGGGCAAGATGCAGCTGCGGCCGACCACCTGCGCGCTGCCGCGGCTGGTGGAGAGCGTGGCCGATCTGATGCGGGCGCCGTGCGAGGCGGCGGGGCTGGGGTTTGCGTGCGCCGTGGCGGCGGGCCTGCCGCGGCTCGTGCGGACGGATGAGCAGAAGCTGCGGCAGGTGTTGCTCAATCTCGTGGGCAACGCGGTGAAGTTCGCGAGGCACGGCGCGGTGCGGCTTGCGGTGGCACCGCTGCCGGACGGCCGGGTGCGCTTCGAGGTGAGCGACACCGGCGTGGGCATCGCGCCGGAGCGGCTGGCGACCCTGTTCCAGCCGTTCGCGACCTCGGCGGAGCATGGCGCGCGCGGAACCGGTCTCGGGCTGGCGTTGAGCCGCAGCATGGTCGAGCTGCTCGGCGGCCGGCTGCTGGCGGAGAGCCGTCCGGGCGAGGGCGCCCGCTTCTGGTTCGACCTGCCGCTGCCGGAAGCGGCCAGCGACGCGCCGCCTGTGAGCTGCCGCGGTGGCGGCGTGACGGGTTATCGCGGTCCGCGGCGGCGGCTGCTGGTGGTGGACGATGACGCGACGAATCGCGCGGTGTTGCGGGAACTGCTCGAGCCGCTCGGGTTCGACGTGGACGAAGCGGCGGACGCCTACGCGGCGCTCAGGTCCGCGCGCGAGCGGCGGCCGGACGCCGTGTTGCTCGACCTGCGTTTTGAAACCGGTCCGGACGGCTTCGAGATCGCGCGGCGGTTGCGCGCGGACGCGGGATTGAGCGACACGTGGATCATCGCGGTTTCGGCGAGCGTGTTCGAGAGCGACCGGCACCAGGCGATTGCGGCGGGCTGCGATGAGTTTCTCGCGAAACCGTTTCAGGAGGCGCAGCTGCACGCGTGCCTCGGCGCGGCGCTGGGGCTCGAGTGGGTGCACGCGCCAGCGGCACCGGCTCCGCTCGCGGCGGAGGCGTGTCCGCTGCCGGAGGAGGCGCGGGCCGAACTGCTCGAACTCGCGCGGCGCGGCGATGCACGGCGGCTCGCGGCGCGGCTGGGCGAGTGGGCGGAGCGGCCGGAGTTCGCGGTGGAGGCGCGGCGGTTGCAGGAGGTGGCCGCGGGATTCCAGATGAAGCGACTGCGCGAGATGCTTTCCGATCATGACGAAAACGGTGCTCATCATTGACGACGTGCCGGCGAATGTCGGCGTGCTGCTCGACGTGCTGGCGGCGGCGGGTTTCGAGGTGGCGGTGGCCGAAAGCGGCCAAAGCGCGCTCGAGCAGCTCGCGTGGTTGAAGCCCGACATCATCTTGCTGGACGTGCTCATGCCGGGACTGGATGGCTTCGAGACGTGCCGGCGGCTGAAGGCGCGCGAGGCGACGGCCGACGTGCCGGTGTTGTTCATGACGGCGCTGACGGAAGTCGTGGACAAAGTGAAGGGGTTCGCGGCGGGCGCGGTCGACTATCTGGCGAAGCCGCTGCATCCCGAGGAGGTCCTCGCGCGGGTGAACGCGCACCTGAAGATCCGTGAGCAACAGCAGCTGCTGGAGCAGCGGGCGGACGAACTCGATCGCGAGGTACAGCGGCGGGTGTTGGCGGAACGCGAGGTGCAACGCGTGCTCGAGCGCGGGTTGATCGTCATCGGTGCGAAGGACGAGATTTTGTTCGCCAGCGACCGGGCGCGGACCTTGCTCACGCGGCATTTCCCCGGGGTGACGGGGAGCCGCGTGGTGCTCGCGCTGCTGACGGGCGAGTTGCCGGCTGGGTTGAAGCTGAGCGCGCCGGCGGACCGGACGACGCGGCCGCTGGTAGTGCACCTCGACGAAGTGCCGCGCGCGGCGAGTCCCGCGCAACTGGCGCCGCTCGGGCTCACGCCGCGCGAGACGGAGATTCTGTTCTGGGTGGCGCAGGGAAAGACGAACGCGGAGATCGGCACGATCCTCGGGGCGGCGCCTGCGACGGTGAAGAAACACGTGGAAAATCTTCTGCCGAAGCTCGGCGTGGAAACCCGCCTCGCGGCTGCGCTGCGAGCGACGGAACTGCTGAGTGGCGGCGCGGCCGGCTAACGGCGGGCGGGCGGCTCGTTCGGAGAACTCACCCTGACCTGGTGCGTAGGGGGCGCGCAGTCCGGGGATTTCTCCGCGGAACTCCGGCACCGTTTCCGGTCGATAAACGCGCATGAGGCGTATCGCACAGCGGGTGGGTCGGGATCGTCGCGCACGGTGGTTTATCGTCGCGACGGTGTTCACGGTTTTCGGACTCGGGCTGCTCAAGCTGCTGGTCGGCGTGCTGCACTGGCCGTATGCGGTGAGCACCTTCGTGCAGTCGGAGACGTGCAATCTGCTGCGCTTCTTCGTCAACGATCGCTGGGTCTTCGGTCGTCGTCGGCCGACGTGGAGACGGCTGGTGCAGTATCACGTCGCGAACGCGCTGGGTTTCGCCGTGTGGTGGGCGGGAGCCAACGCGCTCAAGGCGATCGGTGTCCATTACCTGCTTGCGTCCGTCCTCGCGATGGCCGGTTCGTTCGGTGTGAGCTGGATGACGAATTTCTACTGGATCTGGCGGAAGCACCACCACTCCGAGGACAAGCCCGATCCGACGCCCGCTCCTCGCACCATGTAGCCTACTGAGACTTACCCGAAGAAGTGACGCCGAGGTAGGGCGGCGAGTCCCCTCGCCGCCGCGCGCACCAGAGGTAGTCGCGGCGCGGAACGGAATCCGCGCCCTACCTCAAGCCCGTCACTTCTTGGGGAATGCTCGAAGGGAATGGTGGGACGGAGCGGAGCGGGGCGATCCGCGCGCGTCGTTTATAGAAAGCCAGCCCGAACGCGGCCAGCCCGCAGAGTGCGGCGTAGGTGGACGGTTCAGGGATTGCGCTGGCGGTGAGTTCGAGCGTGCTGCCGACGAAGGCGAGCGAGTAGCTGTAGCCGGCGAGCGTGCTTCCGAACGAAAAGTCGGAGAGATCGAAGTCGCTGAGCGTGGTGCCCCCCGTGCTGAAATCGAAGAGCGTGTAGCTCGCGGCGGTGAAATCGCCGGCGTCGAAGAGATTGAGCGTGACGGTGCCGCTGGCCGGGCCGGTGAGTGTGCCGCCGGTAATGCGGATGAGATCGCTCGCCGCCGCGCCGAGCTCGAAGTTGAAGACCGCGCCAGCGTTAAGCGTGAGACCGTTGGTGAAGGTGAGCGTGCCGGGCGAGTTGCCGGGGGCGAGGATCGCGCCGGCGGCGAGCGTGGTCAGGCCGCCGACGGTGCCGTCGCCGCCGAGGAGTGCGCCGGATTGCACGGTGACATCGCCCGAGCCTGTGCCGCTGCCGGACGAATTGTTCACGAGAAACGAGCCGGCAGAGATCGTGACGGCACCCGTAGAGGTGTTTTCGCCATAGACGTAGACGGTGCCGGCGCCGAGTTTGGTGAGCGTGCCGCTGCCGCTGATCGCGCCGAGCGAGACGCTGTCGGGCGTGTTGATGACGAGCGCGGCTTGGTTGACGATCGCGCCGGAGACCGCGCCGGTGCTGGTGCCATCGCCGAGTTGCAGCGTGCCGGCGGAGATGGTGGTCGCGCCGGTGTAGCCGGTGTAGCTCGTGAGCGTGAGCGTGCCGCTGCCGAGTTTGGTGAACGTGCTGTTGCCGTCGTAGTCGCCGAAGCCGGAGGCGAAGGTCACGTCGCGGCCGTTGGTGTCGACGCGGTAGTCCTGGTGCACCGCGTAGGCCGAATTGAAGCGGTTGGAGTAGTCGGTGGTGTTGGCGGCGGTGAAGCGCAGCGTTCCGCCGGTGAAGTTGATTATCCCGGACGAGCCGAGCGCGTCGGCGGAACCAAGTTCGAGCGTGCCGGCGGCGAGCGTCGTGCCGCCGGTGTAGGTGTTGACGCCGGAGAGGGTGAGCGTGCCGCTGCCTGACTGCGTGAGCGCGCCGCTGCCGCTGACCGCGCCAGAGAACGTGACGGCGTCGCTGCGGTTGAAGGCGAGCGTGGCGAGGGAAGTGGAGAGCGTGACGTTGCCGGCGAGCGCGCCCGAGGTGCCGCCGTTGCCGAGTTGGAGCGTGCCGGCTTGGACGGTGGTGCCGCCGGTGTGCGAGGCGGCGCCGGTGAAAATCTGCGTGCTGGCGCCGTTCAGGGTGACCGCGCCGGTGCCGCTGAGATTGCCGGCGTAGGTGCGGCTACCGGAAGGCGAGAAGGTCAGCGCGGCGTTGTTGACGATGTTGCCCATGAGCGCGCCGGCACCGTTGAGCGTCAGCGTGCCGGCGGAAATGGTGGTGGTGCCGGTAAACGTGTGGGCGCTGGTGAGCGTGAGCGTGCCCGCGCCCTGCTTGGTGACACTGCCGTTGCCGCTGATCACGCCCGCGTAGGTGGTGTTGTTGCTGCGGTTGAAGACGACCGAGCCGGCGTTGGCGATGTCGCCGGTAACGGAGCCGGAGGTGCTTCCGTTGCCGAGTTGGAGTGTCCCGTTGATGATCGTGGTGCCGCCGGTATAGGTGTGGTCGGCGGTGAAGATCGTGGCGCCGCCGCCGGTGCGCGTGACAGATCCCGCGCCGCTGATGACGCCGCCGTAGGTGAGATCGCTGCTGCGGTAGAGGAGCAGCCCGGTGCCCGAGGCGAGGCTGATATTGCCCGCAACGGAGCCGGCGGCGGAGTTGGCGCCGAGCTGAAGCGTGCCGGCCGAGACGGTGGTCGTGCCCGTGTAGGTATTGTTCGCGGTAAGGATGAGCGAGCCGGAGCCGGATTTTTCGAGACTGCCGCCGGTGCTGGCGAGCGCGGAGGCGAGGGTTGCGTCCCGGCTGCCGGTATCGAGGCGGAACACCTGGCCCGCCGCGGAGCTGAAACGGCTGGAGTAGTCGGTCGGGCTGACCGTGCCGAAGCGGAGCGTGCCGCCGGAGAACGTGATCGTGCCGGAGGAACCAAGGGCGCTGGCGCTGCCGAGCTCGAGCGTGCCGGCGCTGAGCGTCGTGGTGCCGGTGGAGGTGTTGGCGCCGGTGAGCGTGAGCGTGCCGGCGCCGAGTTTCGTGACGGAGCCCGCGCCGCTGAGAATGCCGTCGTAGCTGGTGGCGTCGCTGCGGTTGAAGATGAGCGCGGCGTCATTGGCGATGTTGCCGAGGACATAGCCCGCGGTGCCGCCTGCGCCGATCCGGAGCGTGCCGCCGGAGATCGTGGTGGCGCCGCTGGCATTGTTGTTGGTCGCGAGCGTGAGCGTGCCGGTGCCGGATTTCGTGAACGTGCCTGAGCCGCTAATGGCGGAGGTGAGCATGACGCTGTCGCTGCGATTGAACACGAGGGCGCCGTTGTTCGTGATCGCGTGGGCGACGGAACTCCCAGTCTGGGCTTCGAAGGTGCCGGCGGAGATCGTGAGATTGCCCGTGCCGGAAAGACTACCGGTGAACTGGAGCGTGCCGGCGCCGGATTTGGTGACGGTGCCGGCGTTCGCGAGGGTGTTGGCGAAGGCGAAGTCGTCGCTGCGGTTGAAGGCGAGGGTGGCGCCGGCGCCGACGGTGACGGTGCCGGACCAGGAGCCGGTGGTGCCGCCGTCGCCGATGGCGAGCGTCCCCTGGTTGACGGTGGACGTGGAGCCGTAGGAGTTCGAGCCGGTGAGCGTGAGCGTCCCGGCGCCGAATTTGACGAGCGAGTTGGCGTTGAGCGCGCTGGCGAGCGTCACGGCCTGGCCGTTGGTATCGAGGCGGTAGGAGCCGCTGCTGGCGAAGCGGGCGGAGTAGTCGGTGGTGTTCGCGCTGGTGAAGCGCAGCACGCCGCCGGAGAAGGTGAGCGTGCCGGCGGAGCCGAGGGCGTCGGCATGGCCGAGCTCGAGCGCGCCGGCGGCGAGGATGGTGCCGCCGGTGTAGGAGTTGGCGCCGCCGAGCGACAGGTTGCCCGAGCCGGCTTTCGTCACGGAGCCGGAGCCGCTGATGACCTGGTTGAAGCTGGTGACGTTGGTGCGGTTGAAGACGAGGGCGGCGTCATTGACGATCGCGCCACCGACCGAGCCGCTGCTCGCGCTGCCATCGCCGAGCTGGAGCGTGCCGGCGGAAATCGTGGTGGTGCCGGTCGCGGTGTTGTTCGCGGTGAGGATCGTGGTGCCGGTGCCGGCCTGGACGATTGCGCCGGTGCCGGAGATCGTGCCGCCGTAGTTGTAGGTGTCGGTGCGGGCGAAGCGCAGGGTGGCGTTGTTGGTGGTGTTGCCGGCGCCGAGGGAGCCGGTGGTGCCGTCGTTGCCGACCTGCAACGTGCCGGCGGAAATGGTGGTGGTGCCGGTCGCGGTGTTGTTCGCGGTGAGGATCGTGGTGCCGGTGCCGGTTTGGCTGAAGCCGCCGGAGCCGCTGAGGGCACTGGCGAGGACGAGGGTGTCGCTGCGATTGACGGCGAGCGTGGTGCCGCTGGCGAGCGTGGCGGCGCCCGAGCCGAGCGCACCGGATGTGCCGCCGGCACCGAGTTGGAGGGTGCCCTCGGACAGCGTGATGGCGCCGGTGTTGGTGCTGTCGCCGGTGAGCGTGAGCGTGCCGGCGCCGAGCTTCGTGAGCGTGCCGCTGCCAGTGATCGGGCCGCCGTAGGTGCTGGCGTCGCTGCGATTGAAGAGGAGGCCGGTGGACGCGGCGAGATCGACGGGCGCGGAGCCGAGCGAGCCGGAGGTGCCGCCGTTGCCTACCTGAAGATTGCCGGCGGAGACGGTGAACGTGCCGGTGGCGGTGCTGTCGCCGGTGAACGTG is part of the Opitutus terrae PB90-1 genome and harbors:
- a CDS encoding GtrA family protein, producing the protein MRRIAQRVGRDRRARWFIVATVFTVFGLGLLKLLVGVLHWPYAVSTFVQSETCNLLRFFVNDRWVFGRRRPTWRRLVQYHVANALGFAVWWAGANALKAIGVHYLLASVLAMAGSFGVSWMTNFYWIWRKHHHSEDKPDPTPAPRTM
- a CDS encoding response regulator transcription factor gives rise to the protein MTKTVLIIDDVPANVGVLLDVLAAAGFEVAVAESGQSALEQLAWLKPDIILLDVLMPGLDGFETCRRLKAREATADVPVLFMTALTEVVDKVKGFAAGAVDYLAKPLHPEEVLARVNAHLKIREQQQLLEQRADELDREVQRRVLAEREVQRVLERGLIVIGAKDEILFASDRARTLLTRHFPGVTGSRVVLALLTGELPAGLKLSAPADRTTRPLVVHLDEVPRAASPAQLAPLGLTPRETEILFWVAQGKTNAEIGTILGAAPATVKKHVENLLPKLGVETRLAAALRATELLSGGAAG
- a CDS encoding hybrid sensor histidine kinase/response regulator, producing the protein MPACRPFPRAAFAWLFALCALAAARADDVREAGRPLWRHYTFRDYHAHHQVWAAVEDANGLVYFGNKGCVLEFDGESWRTLEVPGTTFVRGLAIGPDDTLYAGGVDELGYFARDPASGEKRFVSLLDRLPVEQREFGDIWRAVAVGDAVYFCANRQLMRWRGGAFHVWSFQGDIATTLHRVGDRVYVHRAGEPLQRIDGEALVPAGDGPLERGARLPAIVPLDRGRLLLCSADRGLAVLGSDGRETAFAPELTEWLRRENVQTAARAGDLLLITTRRAGVLVLDLEGHFARRLDMADGLRDGQVKHVLESRSGELWFCLNNGIARLRLPFDQTVFAREQGLDGSSVRAALRYEGRLHVATAAGVFRLVPADPARLTNARFERVPGLRGLFYSLAEMPDGLVAGEQTGIQLLPRDGGAAVTLTRGSSAVALLASTVTPGRLWVGTLGGLVRLDRTATGWALTPAREPLRFEVRSIVEEDDGSLWLGTFTRGLARVRRPADAEPERRFYRGGDAGLPAGENGFHVRRAGPQVFALGTNGHVLRWVAAEQRFVPATRDRAATPDTDVWQIDEPSPGEGDAAIGLFADGRYGAWALPEVFDVTGPLQHVFGERDDRGQAWLWLSGAEAVGRVDLSRERPPLPPPGLVLRSVRLDDGARWPERGALAPGTHRVLFGLAASAFATAAEFSTRLEGWEDDWSPWSARREREFTALPPGDYTFRARVRSGGVEGGGEVAYPFAIAAPWWAAWWARAAVGLFGLVGVVIVVGWRIRTLRRRGAELEAIVARRTAELQASNEQLAVARDAAEAANRAKSTFLAHMSHELRTPLNGVLGYAQVLARDPAQPPAARERLQIIIQSGEHLLALINEVLDLARVEAGKMQLRPTTCALPRLVESVADLMRAPCEAAGLGFACAVAAGLPRLVRTDEQKLRQVLLNLVGNAVKFARHGAVRLAVAPLPDGRVRFEVSDTGVGIAPERLATLFQPFATSAEHGARGTGLGLALSRSMVELLGGRLLAESRPGEGARFWFDLPLPEAASDAPPVSCRGGGVTGYRGPRRRLLVVDDDATNRAVLRELLEPLGFDVDEAADAYAALRSARERRPDAVLLDLRFETGPDGFEIARRLRADAGLSDTWIIAVSASVFESDRHQAIAAGCDEFLAKPFQEAQLHACLGAALGLEWVHAPAAPAPLAAEACPLPEEARAELLELARRGDARRLAARLGEWAERPEFAVEARRLQEVAAGFQMKRLREMLSDHDENGAHH
- a CDS encoding beta strand repeat-containing protein; this encodes MPRFPSLPLAVFLVLAPACLATDVELFNGDDVAQSVTITAGDTLYFRVASGSANNDGSISGEGSFVKWGLGQLILGGPLTYTGSTAVSAGTLTLQYPNTPAIPGSSLTISSGATFELYLAADFTYANLLHGEGTFTKFSNTTLTLTADNLFQGTFALTNGTLQIGNGGTSGGLYGTIVNDSALIFNRSNDTTFTGSITGAGTTTKLGAGTLTFTGDSTATGTFTVSAGNLQVGNGGTSGSLGSAPVDLAASTGLLFNRSDASTYGGPITGSGTLTKLGAGTLTLTGDSTNTGAITLSEGTLQLGAGGTSGALGSGAATLASGTTLAVNRSDTLVLASALSGSGGFSQTGTGTTILTANNTATGTTTISAGTLQVGNDGTTGSLGAGNTTNNATLRFARTDTYNYGGTISGTGAIVQAGTGTTILTANNTATGTTTISAGTLQLGDGSASSGSVGGAIVNDAALVFNRTNVTSFNQVISGSGSVTKAGSGNLSLGGANSYTGGTILAAGALELGHADALGSAGTLTFSGGVLRFTSANTTDYSARFASSGSYRLDTNGQAVTLASALNANSLVKFGAGTLTLTGSNSYGSTSTVNQGTLAIGDGGTTGSWSGTVTVGAGATLAFNRSDDFAFANTLANAGTVTKSGAGTLQFTGSLSGTGNLTISAGTFEAQTGSSVAHAITNNGALVFNRSDSVMLTSAISGSGTFTKSGTGTLTLATNNNASGATTISGGTLRIGAGGTAGYVLGNIANDAALIFNRSDATSYDGILSGAGSVTKLGAGTLTLTGANTSTGTTTLSAGTLELGSASALGSSGTITFSGGTLRFGTVSPTDYSSRFSSAAGQVFRLDTGSRDATLASALASTGGSLEKSGSGSLILTANNTYTGTTTVSAGTLQLGANSAAGSVAGNISLASGTGLLLYRSSDLTYGGVISGAGSVTRTGGGATIFTADHTYTGGTTIINGTLQLGNGSTSGSVTGDIANAGSVVFNRSNNTTYAGVISGNGSVTKQGAGTLTLTSAHTFTGTTTISAGTLTLNGAGALMGNIVNNAALTFSPSGSRTYAGNLSGTGAVTLNGASTQIFTGAASHTGGTTVQAGTLQLGNGGTSGALAGNVTLSTSLATLAFNRSDAVTFSGAVSGSGALTQSGSGTLTLSGVNTYTGGTTLAAGTLELGSADALGSSGIINFTGGTLRFTAANTTDYSNRFNSAYAVHQDYRVDTNGRDVTFASGFGDYDGNSTFTKLGSGTLTLTSYTGYTGATTISAGTLQLGDGTSTGAVSGAIVNQAALVINTPDSVSLGAISGSGTLTKLGAGTVYVYGENTSTGAVTISAGSFLVNNSSGSGTGSGDVTVQSGALLGGDGTVGGLTTLAAGAILAPGNSPGTLTFTNGLTLNAGAVFNFELGAAASDLIRITGGTLTGPASGTVTLNLFDAGDFTAASYTLFDFSTGGTTLSDFDLSDFSFGSTLAGYSYSLAFVGSTLELTASAIPEPSTYAALCGLAAFGLAFYKRRARIAPLRSVPPFPSSIPQEVTGLR